Proteins encoded by one window of Pseudorca crassidens isolate mPseCra1 chromosome 3, mPseCra1.hap1, whole genome shotgun sequence:
- the FBXL12 gene encoding F-box/LRR-repeat protein 12 isoform X2, producing the protein MRPKVMWHLLRRYMASRLHSLRMGGYLFSGSQAPQLSPALMRALGQKCPNLKRLCLHVANLSMVPITSLPCTLRTLELHSCEISMAWLLKEQDPTVLPLLECIVLDRVPAFRDEHLQGLTRFRALRSLVLGGTYRVTETGLDMGLQELSYLQRLEVLGCTLSADSTLLAISRHLRDVRKIRLTVRGLSAPGLSVLEGMPALESLCLLGPLITPEMPSPHEILSSCLTMPKLRVLELQGLGWEGQEAERILSKGLPHCMVIVRACPKESMDWWM; encoded by the coding sequence ATGCGGCCTAAAGTCATGTGGCACCTCCTTCGCCGGTACATGGCATCCCGGCTCCATTCCCTGCGGATGGGCGGCTACCTGTTCTCGGGCTCTCAGGCTCCCCAGCTGTCCCCCGCCCTGATGAGGGCCCTGGGCCAGAAGTGCCCCAACCTCAAGCGCCTCTGCCTGCACGTGGCCAACCTGAGCATGGTGCCCATCACCAGCCTCCCCTGCACCCTGAGGACCCTGGAGCTGCACAGCTGTGAGATCTCCATGGCCTGGCTCCTCAAGGAGCAGGACCCCACCGTGCTGCCCCTGCTCGAGTGCATCGTGCTGGACCGTGTCCCCGCCTTCCGCGACGAGCACCTGCAGGGCCTGACGCGCTTCCGCGCGCTGCGCTCGCTGGTGCTGGGCGGCACCTACCGGGTGACCGAGACCGGGCTGGATATGGGCCTGCAGGAGCTGAGCTACCTGCAGAGGCTGGAGGTGCTGGGCTGCACCCTCTCGGCCGACAGCACCCTCCTGGCCATCAGCCGCCACCTTCGAGATGTGCGGAAGATCCGGCTGACCGTGCGGGGCCTCTCGGCCCCTGGCCTGTCGGTCCTGGAGGGCATGCCGGCCCTGGAGAGTCTGTGCCTGCTGGGGCCGCTCATCACCCCAGAAATGCCTTCCCCGCATGAAATCCTCTCCTCCTGCCTCACCATGCCCAAGCTCAGGGTCCTTGAGctgcaggggctgggctgggagggtcAGGAGGCAGAGAGGATCCTGTCTAAGGGGCTACCCCACTGTATGGTCATTGTCAGGGCCTGCCCCAAAGAGTCCATGGACTGGTGGATGTGA
- the FBXL12 gene encoding F-box/LRR-repeat protein 12 isoform X1: MATFADLPDSVLLEIFSYLPVRDRIRISRVCHRWKRLVDDRWLWRHVDLTLYTMRPKVMWHLLRRYMASRLHSLRMGGYLFSGSQAPQLSPALMRALGQKCPNLKRLCLHVANLSMVPITSLPCTLRTLELHSCEISMAWLLKEQDPTVLPLLECIVLDRVPAFRDEHLQGLTRFRALRSLVLGGTYRVTETGLDMGLQELSYLQRLEVLGCTLSADSTLLAISRHLRDVRKIRLTVRGLSAPGLSVLEGMPALESLCLLGPLITPEMPSPHEILSSCLTMPKLRVLELQGLGWEGQEAERILSKGLPHCMVIVRACPKESMDWWM; the protein is encoded by the exons ATGGCCACTTTTGCGGACTTGCCGGACTCTGTTCTGTTGGAGATCTTCTCTTACCTCCCGGTTCGGGACAGGATCCGCATCTCCAG GGTCTGTCACCGCTGGAAGAGGCTGGTGGACGACCGGTGGCTGTGGCGACATGTCGACCTGACGCTCTACACG ATGCGGCCTAAAGTCATGTGGCACCTCCTTCGCCGGTACATGGCATCCCGGCTCCATTCCCTGCGGATGGGCGGCTACCTGTTCTCGGGCTCTCAGGCTCCCCAGCTGTCCCCCGCCCTGATGAGGGCCCTGGGCCAGAAGTGCCCCAACCTCAAGCGCCTCTGCCTGCACGTGGCCAACCTGAGCATGGTGCCCATCACCAGCCTCCCCTGCACCCTGAGGACCCTGGAGCTGCACAGCTGTGAGATCTCCATGGCCTGGCTCCTCAAGGAGCAGGACCCCACCGTGCTGCCCCTGCTCGAGTGCATCGTGCTGGACCGTGTCCCCGCCTTCCGCGACGAGCACCTGCAGGGCCTGACGCGCTTCCGCGCGCTGCGCTCGCTGGTGCTGGGCGGCACCTACCGGGTGACCGAGACCGGGCTGGATATGGGCCTGCAGGAGCTGAGCTACCTGCAGAGGCTGGAGGTGCTGGGCTGCACCCTCTCGGCCGACAGCACCCTCCTGGCCATCAGCCGCCACCTTCGAGATGTGCGGAAGATCCGGCTGACCGTGCGGGGCCTCTCGGCCCCTGGCCTGTCGGTCCTGGAGGGCATGCCGGCCCTGGAGAGTCTGTGCCTGCTGGGGCCGCTCATCACCCCAGAAATGCCTTCCCCGCATGAAATCCTCTCCTCCTGCCTCACCATGCCCAAGCTCAGGGTCCTTGAGctgcaggggctgggctgggagggtcAGGAGGCAGAGAGGATCCTGTCTAAGGGGCTACCCCACTGTATGGTCATTGTCAGGGCCTGCCCCAAAGAGTCCATGGACTGGTGGATGTGA